The Odocoileus virginianus isolate 20LAN1187 ecotype Illinois chromosome 12, Ovbor_1.2, whole genome shotgun sequence genome has a segment encoding these proteins:
- the SLC25A1 gene encoding tricarboxylate transport protein, mitochondrial encodes MAAPRALAAAAPAPGKAALTHPGKAILAGGLAGGIEICITFPTEYVKTQLQLDERSHPPRYRGIGDCVRQTVRSHGVLGLYRGLSSLLYGSIPKAAVRFGTFEFLSNHMRDAQGRLDSTRGLLCGLGAGVAEAVVVVCPMETIKVKFIHDQTSASPKYRGFFHGVREIVREQGLKGTYQGLTATVLKQGSNQAIRFFVMTSLRNWYRGDNPNKPMNPLITGVFGAIAGAASVFGNTPLDVIKTRMQGLEAHKYRNTWDCGLQILRNEGLKAFYKGTVPRLGRVCLDVAIVFIIYDEVVKLLNKVWKTD; translated from the exons atGGCCGCACCCCGCGCTTTGGCGGCCGCCGCGCCCGCGCCCGGGAAAGCCGCACTCACTCACCCGGGGAAGGCGATCCTGGCAG GCGGCCTGGCGGGCGGCATCGAAATCTGCATCACCTTCCCCACCGAGTACGTGAAGACGCAGCTGCAGCTGGACGAGCGCTCGCACCCGCCGCGCTACCGGGGCATCG gggactGCGTACGGCAGACAGTCCGCAGTCATGGCGTCCTGGGCCTGTACCGCGGCCTCAGCTCCCTGCTCTACGGCTCCATCCCCAAGGCGGCCGTCAG GTTCGGGACGTTCGAGTTTCTCAGCAACCACATGCGGGACGCCCAGGGACGACTGGACAGCACGCGCGGGCTGCTGTGCGGCCTGGGCGCCGGAGTGGCCGAGGCCGTAGTGGTCGTGTGCCCCATGGAGACCATCAAG GTGAAATTCATCCATGACCAGACCTCTGCCAGTCCCAAATACCGAGGATTCTTCCACGGGGTCAGGGAGATCGTGCGGGAACAAG GGCTGAAGGGGACGTACCAAGGTCTCACGGCCACCGTGCTGAAGcagggatccaaccaggccatccgcTTCTTCGTCATGACCTCCCTGCGCAACTGGTACCGAG GGGACAACCCCAACAAGCCCATGAACCCGCTGATCACTGGTGTGTTCGGAGCCATCGCGGGTGCAGCCAGTGTCTTCGGAAACACTCCACTGGATGTGATCAAGACCAGGAtgcag GGACTGGAGGCACACAAGTACCGGAACACGTGGGACTGCGGCCTGCAGATCCTGAGGAACGAGGGACTCAAGGC gttCTACAAGGGCACTGTCCCGCGCCTCGGCAGGGTCTGCCTGGACGTGGCCATCGTGTTCATCATCTACGACGAGGTGGTGAAGCTTCTCAACAAAGTGTGGAAGACGGACTGA